CTTGGCGCTGTCCATGAGCTCGTCCATGTCGGCGATGCCGGTGATCTGGGTGACCGGCTCGGCCGGGGAGAGGACCGGCCGGGTGAAGTACGGCAGGTCACCGTCCTGGGTGGGCCCGTCACCCGGAAGCGGGCGCCTGGGGGAGATCTCGACTGTTACAGCGGTCATGTGTTCACTCTGCTTTCTTTCGTCCGTGCTGGCAGTAAGCCGCCAGTGGGGCCTTCGCCTCCTGGAAGTGCTTGGCCAGGGGCCTGCATACGGTGCAGGAACCGGAGAGTGCACATCCTGAGCAGCCTCCGGTGCGAAGCATCAGCCGGTCGGCGATGGCGCCGAGCCGGGCGAGGCCGCCGATGCCCTCCCGCGGGAGGGAAATCTGGTCGTCGCGGCCGATTTTGCAGATGGACACCAGCCCGTGCGGGTCCATGTGGAAGAAGGTGTGTCCTGCATTGCAGCCCGTGAACTGCCTGCGCATGCGCAGGTGGTCCTTGGACTGCGTGGTGAGGACTTCCCCGCCGCCGTAGATGGTCGGCGTCATGTTCGTGTACACCTCGTGCTCCACGCCCCAGCGCTCGCACAGGTCGATCATGGCGGTCTCTTCGTGCGCGTTGTCCTTGGTGACGATGACGCTCATGCGCAGCGGCAGTCGTGCGTGGCGGGCGGCATTCATGCCCTGAATGAACAGGTCCCACGCGCCGGACCGTTGCGTCAGCTCGTCGTAGCTGGCCTTGGTCGCCCCGTACATGGACACCGTGACGCGGTACGGAGGGCATTCCTCGAACAGGCGCAGGATGTTCTCGCGCCACAGCAGGGAGCCGTTGGTGGAGACCGTGAGCATCATGCCCAGCTCGAACGCATGCTGGTAGGAGCGCAGGAAGTCCTTGTCGATGGTGGGCTCACCGCCGGTGATCTGGAGCCACAGCACGCCGGCCTCGGCCATCATGTCCAGGCACCGCAGCTTGTCCGGCAGCGGCATGCCGGAGTTCACCTTGAGCCCCAAGTAGCAGTGCTTGCAGGCGTAGTTGCAGCCGAGGTTGACCTCCCAGCTTGCTTTGCCATAGCCCCAGGAAGACGGCTGCCGAACAAGCAGGAAGTCACCTGTCGGCCGGCCTGCCACGTCCATGCCCCACTGGTCGCGGACGGTGTCGGCCAGCCAGGCGGGCGCGGGCTGGGCGGGGTCGTGGGAGCGCAGGCCTTTGTAGTTCGCTTCGGGCAGCAGGAGGCCGTCCTTGCGGCCGGTTCGCAGCAGCACATGCTGTTCCAGGAACGGGCTGGCGATCAGACGATGCACGTCGTCTTCCCTTCGTTCAGGGAGGGGCTGGTCCCTCTTTGCCGCCCCGTCGGGGGAGCGGGGCGGCAAAGAGGGCTGGGGCCCGGCGCGGGGCGGCGACCTCGCCGTGGGGGAACACGGAGTCGGGCAGTTCGTCCCCACGCCGGGGGATTGTGCTGCTCCGGCGGCCCGGGCCGAGAGGACGTCCGGGCCGCCGAGCAGGGGCTCTACGCGGTGCGTTCCAGTTCCCAGAGCAGCTCGTCGAGGCTGACGACGCGGAACGACTGGAGGCGGCGAACGAGCTGTGAGGCGAGGAATGTTCCGGTGTTCGGGTGGCCGTAGGGCAGTGGTGCGTCCGGCTGTGTGATGACCTTCACGCCGTGCTCGTCCCGGCCGTACAGGGTGCCGTGCACGCCGTACAGGGGCGCGCTCCTGGCCAGGAACACCATCGGGTCGTCCTTTAGATGCGGGCAGAGCTTCGCGGCGGTGCGGGCATGTTTGCGGCACACGGGAGGCTGGCTGGTGAGGATGCTCGCCTGAGCCGGGTCGTGGTCCCGGGGGCCGGCGAGGAAGATGAAGCCGAGCGGCGTGCGGGCGGGACGCGTGCACACCTGGCAGGTGAGCGTCTGCATGCACACCATCTGCCGATGGGGGTGCACCAGCTTCCACTGCGGTTCACCGGTGATGCGGCCCTGCGCGTCGACGGGATTCCATCCGCACCGGGCCCAGAGCACGCCGCGCGGATCGCGGTCCCTTGGGTCCTCGTCCGCGTAGTACAGGCGCGGGCCGGAGGGGTGCCGGGTGAGGACGAGGTTGTCCGGTGCCGCGTCCTCCCCTTGTCTCTGGGTGATGTACGGGACCAGGGAGAGGTGTTTGTCTCCCGGCTCGAGGGCCCGCGGGTTGTAGGCGAGGCGCAGGGACGGGAAGGTCACGGCGCCTCCGTAAGGCACTGGTGGGCCACCAGGCGTTCGAGGAGGTTGTCGAGCGTCCACGCCATGCGCCGGATGTGTCCGACGGCCCGGCGGTGCTCGGCGGGTGTTTCCTCGGACCGGAGAGCGCGCCCGCGCTCGACAAGGTCGGCTACCTGCTCGTCCTGCTCGGCCACCGTGGAGACCACGGCGAGGTCGATGAGTCGCCTCAGGTGGCCACGCAGCCGCTGCGCGTGCTCGTCGCCCTCGTGCTCGGTGGGCGTGTAGTCGTCCAGGACGGCTGCCACGTCCTCGAGCAGCAGGCCGTCGACGTACGGGGCCCAGCGCTGCACCTTCTCCAGGACCCTTCGCAAGCCGGCCTCGGTGAAGGGCGGCACGGCCGCCCGCACGGGATGGGACCAACCGGGGCAGAGGGCGGTGGCCGTCATCGCCCCGGCTCCTTTTGTCCAGCGAGACGGATCCGGTAGGTACCTCGTATGAGGGCGGGCACGGTGATCTCCTCTGCGTGAAGTCGGCGATCCGAACGCCCTGGAAGGGGTCCGGTCATCGGCTTCGAGGCTCCCGTCACGGGGGTGGCGTTTCCACGCCGTCGCTACGCCCTCTCCCCGCCGTCTGGACGGCGAAGAAGCGTCGGTCGGACGGCGTGGAGACGCGCTGCGGATCAGCGGAACCTGTGGGTCACGCCCGTTCGTACGACCGGAAGAGCGACCGCGATGCTGAACGACTCAAGCCCGGCAGCCCACCGTCCGCACACGTACCGGGTGGCCCTGGCCGGCCGGCCTGAGCCGCTTGCCCCGGCCCGTGACCAGGTTCGTACCGTGCTGGCCGGCGTCGTGCCCTGCGTGGACGACGCGGTGCTGGTCGTTTCCGAACTGGTGGGCAACGCCGTGCGGCACACGACTGCCGGCCCCGACTGTCTGACCATCGAGATCGACGGGGATCAGGTGATCGTCGCGGTCCACGACCCCGAGCACGACGATGGTCATGTACACCCGTCGAAATCCGCTGCCGATCCGCTTGTCGAGTCCGGCCGTGGACTGTGGCTGGTGCAGACACTGGCACGGCGGTGGTACGTGGAGACCACCGCCGTCGGCAAGGCGGTCGTTGCCGTCCTGCCGTGCAGGAAGTCGGCAGTCAGCCGAGCGGAACGCTCTTGACGACATCCCATCGGTAGGCACGGTCCTCGCGCCGCAGCTCCACCAACTGCACCTCTCGGACATGCAGGTCCACGGCAGGAAGGTCCCGTAGCGTGGTGACGGCCTCGATGATCGGGGCAGCGGGACGCGGCCGGTTGTTGTAGGCCAGGCTCAGGTGCGGGCGGAACAGCGCGGTCGGCTTGCCAGGAGTCAGCCCCAACGACGTCATGGACTCGCTGAGCGCCACGTGCAGCGCCAGTACCGGGGCCCATGGCGCGACCGTCAGGCGTACGGCGCCCCGGGAGCCCGCGAGCGGGACGGCACGCAGGCGGAAGGCTTCCGGGAGAAGGGGCGTCGCCGCGTTGATGACGTCGTCGAGGTGGCTCAACGGAAGCGTTGCGGCGGAGCCGACGCGAGCGAGGGTGATGTGCAGCCCGTCGTCGGGGACCGGATCCAAGCCGAGCGGTGCGAGGCGCTGCTGACAGCGACGGGCGAGGCCGACCAGTACCGGGTCATCGGGGAAGGTGAGCATCCAGTAGTACGCCCGGGTCTGCGCCGTCCAACCGGGCCGGTCCCAGTGATCAACCATCCTCTCCACGGCGTCGAAGGCCGCCTGGTCATGCGCCGCGATCACGGCTGGGTCGGCCAAGTCGGCGGGTGGGCAGACAGGGAAGGCGGCGGGATCGGCGCTGAGAGGGATGTGCGGCCAAGACACCCGGCTAACCTCTTTCGTGATCACCCCGCCTCGGCAGGCGGGAGCTGACAGCCCCAGGCACGGAGCTGTTCGCCATACTCGCGCACCGCCGGCCGGGACCACCAAGGGGCTGCCCGCTCATACAGGTCCCGAGAGCGCTGCCGCACCGAACTGATCGGCAACGGACTAGCCAAAGTGATGGCCTGCTGCCCGAGAGACATGGCGTGCTCCACATCCGGCGCTTCCTGTTGCAGCACCGCAGTGGCCACGTCCAAACGGACCAGGGAGCGGCTCCACGCGGAGTCGGACTGTTCGACCAGGCCATCGAGGTCCTCAGCGTCCCGCAGTACGTGCCCGGTGTCCTGCAGAGCGACACGGGCGGTCAGCGCATTGGCCAGGGTGCGAGCCCGCCCGTACGGAAAGAACGAGATACACGAAGTCAGACCAGGGACGACGTCATACCGGTCGGACAGGTCCAGCGCCTGCCCGATAGCCCGCTCGGCCTGGTTCCGGTCACCCAGCTTGCCCAGCGCCCGGGCCCGGCCGTTGACCAGCAGCCGGATGGCCTGCGGATG
This window of the Streptomyces sp. Tu 3180 genome carries:
- a CDS encoding radical SAM protein; the protein is MHRLIASPFLEQHVLLRTGRKDGLLLPEANYKGLRSHDPAQPAPAWLADTVRDQWGMDVAGRPTGDFLLVRQPSSWGYGKASWEVNLGCNYACKHCYLGLKVNSGMPLPDKLRCLDMMAEAGVLWLQITGGEPTIDKDFLRSYQHAFELGMMLTVSTNGSLLWRENILRLFEECPPYRVTVSMYGATKASYDELTQRSGAWDLFIQGMNAARHARLPLRMSVIVTKDNAHEETAMIDLCERWGVEHEVYTNMTPTIYGGGEVLTTQSKDHLRMRRQFTGCNAGHTFFHMDPHGLVSICKIGRDDQISLPREGIGGLARLGAIADRLMLRTGGCSGCALSGSCTVCRPLAKHFQEAKAPLAAYCQHGRKKAE
- a CDS encoding DUF6415 family natural product biosynthesis protein, translated to MTATALCPGWSHPVRAAVPPFTEAGLRRVLEKVQRWAPYVDGLLLEDVAAVLDDYTPTEHEGDEHAQRLRGHLRRLIDLAVVSTVAEQDEQVADLVERGRALRSEETPAEHRRAVGHIRRMAWTLDNLLERLVAHQCLTEAP
- a CDS encoding ATP-binding protein, which produces MLNDSSPAAHRPHTYRVALAGRPEPLAPARDQVRTVLAGVVPCVDDAVLVVSELVGNAVRHTTAGPDCLTIEIDGDQVIVAVHDPEHDDGHVHPSKSAADPLVESGRGLWLVQTLARRWYVETTAVGKAVVAVLPCRKSAVSRAERS
- a CDS encoding 2'-5' RNA ligase family protein encodes the protein MADPAVIAAHDQAAFDAVERMVDHWDRPGWTAQTRAYYWMLTFPDDPVLVGLARRCQQRLAPLGLDPVPDDGLHITLARVGSAATLPLSHLDDVINAATPLLPEAFRLRAVPLAGSRGAVRLTVAPWAPVLALHVALSESMTSLGLTPGKPTALFRPHLSLAYNNRPRPAAPIIEAVTTLRDLPAVDLHVREVQLVELRREDRAYRWDVVKSVPLG